One region of Halomicrobium sp. LC1Hm genomic DNA includes:
- a CDS encoding peroxiredoxin: MVLDTGSDAPAISARNQWGERVEPDFGGATVLYFYPRDDTDGCTTQARQFDDHYDTYRDAGIPVYGVSTDDVDSHRAFAEDHDLAFDLLADPDGEIADAFDVPLDDGRAVRTTFVIAAGRVVGLYEGVRPDGHARDVLRDLAELGLVDPAE; the protein is encoded by the coding sequence ATGGTGCTCGACACGGGATCGGACGCCCCGGCGATCAGCGCCCGGAACCAGTGGGGCGAGCGCGTCGAGCCCGACTTCGGCGGTGCGACGGTGCTTTACTTCTACCCGCGAGACGACACCGACGGCTGTACGACTCAGGCCCGCCAGTTCGACGACCACTACGACACCTATCGCGACGCCGGGATTCCCGTCTACGGCGTCTCGACCGACGACGTGGACAGCCATCGCGCGTTCGCCGAGGACCACGACCTCGCGTTCGACCTGCTGGCCGATCCCGACGGCGAGATCGCCGACGCCTTCGACGTGCCCCTCGACGACGGGCGTGCAGTCCGGACGACGTTCGTCATCGCCGCGGGGCGCGTCGTCGGCCTCTACGAGGGCGTCCGACCGGACGGCCACGCTCGGGACGTGCTCCGGGACCTGGCCGAACTCGGCCTCGTCGATCCCGCCGAGTGA
- a CDS encoding Rid family detoxifying hydrolase — MKRIVSTDAAPAAVGAYSQATTTDDLVFTAGQIPLTPEGDLLDEAAIDVQAQQALENVEAILESSGTSLDNVLKVTVYLDDIDDFEAMDDAYESFFESEPPARSAVGVDELPKGVGVEIEAIATK, encoded by the coding sequence ATGAAACGGATTGTCAGTACCGACGCCGCCCCCGCCGCGGTCGGAGCGTACAGTCAGGCCACGACAACCGACGATCTCGTCTTTACGGCCGGACAGATCCCGCTGACCCCCGAGGGCGACCTGCTCGACGAGGCCGCCATCGACGTACAGGCCCAGCAGGCCCTCGAAAACGTCGAGGCCATCCTGGAGTCGTCGGGCACGAGCCTCGACAACGTGCTGAAGGTGACGGTGTACCTCGACGACATCGACGACTTCGAGGCGATGGACGACGCCTACGAGAGCTTCTTCGAGAGCGAACCGCCGGCCCGCAGCGCCGTCGGCGTCGACGAACTCCCGAAGGGCGTCGGCGTCGAAATCGAGGCGATTGCGACGAAGTAA
- a CDS encoding signal peptidase I, whose translation MYSVSDRHPNHGRGPASPSEPQSSVPGSRVVWRTVALLLAAFVLVSVFGQIAPISYVNSGSMAPALSTGDGFVAVPAAVADDPAPGDVIVYRSQEIEAGGLVTHRIVARTDEGFVTKGDANPVTDQQAGEPPVSRDRIVAQVFAVDGRVVSLSGLGTVSMTIRSAVRTSPVGLPPASMELLVLAAGAVLFWRGR comes from the coding sequence ATGTACAGTGTGAGTGATCGACACCCGAACCACGGTCGCGGTCCCGCGAGCCCTTCCGAGCCCCAGTCGTCGGTCCCCGGCTCGCGCGTGGTCTGGCGGACGGTCGCGCTCCTGCTCGCCGCGTTCGTCCTCGTGAGCGTGTTCGGACAGATCGCCCCGATCAGCTACGTCAACAGCGGGAGCATGGCCCCGGCGCTGTCGACCGGTGACGGGTTCGTCGCGGTGCCGGCGGCCGTCGCCGACGATCCAGCGCCCGGCGACGTGATCGTCTATCGCTCCCAGGAGATCGAGGCCGGCGGACTGGTCACCCATCGGATCGTCGCCCGGACCGACGAGGGATTCGTGACGAAAGGCGACGCGAACCCCGTCACCGACCAACAGGCCGGCGAACCGCCGGTTTCGCGTGACCGCATCGTCGCGCAGGTGTTCGCGGTCGACGGGCGCGTGGTCTCACTGTCGGGGCTCGGGACCGTCTCGATGACGATTCGCAGCGCCGTCCGGACGAGTCCCGTCGGCCTCCCGCCAGCGTCGATGGAGCTGCTGGTCCTGGCCGCCGGTGCGGTGTTGTTCTGGCGCGGGCGGTGA
- a CDS encoding TrkA family potassium uptake protein — MDTWKRRTALYVVGLIGVMLGFTLAYDYGMSAFDGRPRTFLEALQVVVETFTTTGYGSDAKWESPEMLLLVTVMDITGVVLIFLALPALLFPLFEGAVSTNVPTTVESDIEDHVVICTYTPRGETLVGELDTWGVDHVVVEPDRERATELYEDGHRVIHADPQSVEGLRNAGLADARALVADAADEVNTSIVLTAREVDDSVSTVSVVEEPDRERYHDLAGADHVVSPRRLLGESLAGKVTTSVSTAVGDTIEIGQDFDIAELPIHRGSDLVGRTLADSEIREESGVNVIGAWFQGEFESPPSPDATLDNGTVLLVAGREEQLQRLKDMTLSSVRQFGHGETVVVGYGEVGRTTARALDRAGIDYTVLDHEDKPGVDVVGDATEPDELRAAGIADARTVVLALSDDTDTEFATLVVGDLNPDVEIIARAEQTENVQKMYRAGADYVLSLATISGRMLASTILADEQVISMDEQVEIVRTAADKLAGQTLGQARVRARTGCTVVAVERNGDVITDVGPDVHVADGDDLVVAGTDDSVDRFRAIFD; from the coding sequence ATGGACACCTGGAAGCGACGGACTGCGCTGTACGTCGTCGGGCTGATCGGCGTTATGCTGGGCTTTACGCTCGCCTACGACTACGGCATGAGCGCGTTCGACGGTCGGCCGCGGACGTTTCTGGAGGCCCTCCAGGTCGTCGTCGAGACGTTCACGACGACGGGGTACGGGTCAGACGCCAAGTGGGAGAGCCCCGAGATGCTCCTGCTCGTGACGGTGATGGACATCACCGGCGTCGTCCTGATCTTTCTGGCCCTGCCGGCGCTGCTCTTTCCGCTGTTCGAGGGGGCCGTCTCGACGAACGTCCCGACGACCGTCGAGAGCGACATCGAGGACCACGTCGTCATCTGCACCTACACGCCTCGCGGGGAGACGCTCGTCGGCGAACTCGACACCTGGGGGGTCGACCACGTCGTCGTCGAGCCAGACCGCGAGCGGGCGACCGAGCTCTACGAGGACGGCCACCGCGTCATCCACGCGGACCCACAGTCGGTCGAGGGGCTACGGAACGCGGGCCTGGCAGACGCCCGCGCGCTGGTCGCCGACGCCGCGGACGAAGTGAACACGAGCATCGTCCTCACGGCCCGCGAGGTCGACGACAGCGTCTCGACGGTCAGCGTCGTCGAGGAGCCAGACCGCGAGCGGTACCACGACCTCGCCGGGGCAGACCACGTCGTGTCGCCGCGTCGGCTGCTGGGCGAGAGCCTCGCCGGAAAGGTGACGACGAGCGTCTCGACGGCCGTCGGCGACACCATCGAGATCGGACAGGACTTCGACATCGCGGAGCTGCCGATCCACCGCGGCAGCGACCTCGTCGGTCGCACGCTGGCCGACAGCGAGATCCGCGAGGAGTCCGGCGTCAACGTCATCGGTGCGTGGTTCCAGGGCGAGTTCGAGAGTCCGCCCTCGCCGGACGCGACCCTCGACAACGGCACCGTGTTGCTCGTGGCCGGCCGCGAGGAACAGCTCCAGCGACTCAAGGACATGACGCTGTCCAGCGTCCGCCAGTTCGGCCACGGCGAGACCGTCGTCGTCGGCTACGGCGAAGTCGGACGGACCACGGCACGGGCCCTCGACCGGGCGGGGATCGACTACACCGTCCTCGATCACGAAGACAAGCCCGGCGTCGATGTCGTCGGGGACGCCACCGAACCGGACGAACTCCGGGCCGCCGGCATCGCGGACGCTCGCACCGTCGTGCTCGCGCTGTCCGACGACACCGACACCGAGTTCGCCACGCTCGTGGTCGGCGACCTCAACCCGGACGTGGAGATCATCGCCCGCGCCGAACAGACCGAGAACGTCCAGAAGATGTACCGCGCGGGGGCCGACTACGTCCTCTCGCTGGCGACGATCAGCGGTCGGATGCTCGCCTCGACGATCCTGGCCGACGAACAGGTGATCTCGATGGACGAGCAAGTCGAGATCGTCCGCACCGCGGCCGACAAACTCGCCGGACAGACGCTCGGACAGGCCCGCGTCCGGGCGCGGACGGGGTGTACCGTCGTCGCGGTCGAACGCAACGGCGACGTGATCACCGACGTTGGCCCGGACGTACACGTGGCCGACGGGGACGACCTCGTCGTCGCCGGCACCGACGACAGCGTCGACCGGTTCCGTGCGATCTTCGACTGA
- a CDS encoding Hsp20/alpha crystallin family protein: MDDSKPTDPFEELERAFDLVSEQFSTKRTGVPVDVLDTGDEIVVRADLPGRSSDAIDVTLEDDTLLTISAADDEPDRDGRYVKRERPRQAARRTVRLPEAVAPEATTASYDDGVLTVELGKQSTDGGTSITVE; encoded by the coding sequence ATGGACGACTCGAAACCGACAGACCCCTTCGAAGAGCTGGAACGGGCCTTCGACCTCGTGAGCGAGCAGTTCAGCACCAAGCGCACGGGCGTCCCCGTCGACGTGCTCGATACGGGCGACGAGATCGTCGTCCGCGCCGACCTCCCGGGCCGGTCCAGCGACGCCATCGACGTGACCCTCGAAGACGACACGCTGCTGACGATCAGCGCGGCCGACGACGAGCCCGACCGGGACGGTCGATACGTGAAGCGGGAACGCCCCCGACAGGCCGCCCGTCGGACGGTCCGCCTCCCGGAGGCCGTCGCTCCCGAGGCGACGACCGCCAGCTACGACGACGGCGTGTTGACCGTCGAGTTGGGCAAGCAGTCCACGGACGGCGGCACGTCGATCACGGTGGAGTGA
- the ilvA gene encoding threonine ammonia-lyase: MLAFDDVLAARDRVAETARHTPLDYSHTFSSMTGADVHLKLELFQRTGSFKIRGATNRIATLSASEREAGVVTASAGNHAQGVALAATRIGVDSTIVMPKRAPVSKVQATENYGGRVVLHGRDYDAAAQKAHEIERESGRTYVHAFDDEMVMAGQGTIGLEIYEDLPGVDTVVVPIGGGGLISGIATALKGQDDDVRVIGVQAEGASSVAESLEKGHRIERDSVQTIADGIATRTVGDRTFEVIEERVDEVVTVSDPEIAVALTTLLERSKTLAEGAGAVPLAALLEGKFDYEDDETIVPTLCGGNIDLNTLTNVIMRGLVETGRYCKIRTVLEDRPGSLEELVEVLSAAQVNVYGIEHDRTSRDIAMNDAEVELDLETRGPDHVAELLDRLEDAGFEVEVLV, encoded by the coding sequence ATGCTCGCTTTCGATGACGTGCTGGCCGCCCGCGATCGCGTCGCCGAAACGGCTCGACACACCCCGCTCGACTACTCGCACACCTTCTCGTCGATGACGGGCGCGGACGTACACCTCAAGCTCGAACTGTTCCAGCGGACCGGCTCGTTCAAGATCCGTGGCGCGACCAACCGGATCGCGACACTGTCTGCGTCCGAGCGCGAGGCGGGCGTCGTCACCGCCAGCGCGGGCAACCACGCCCAGGGCGTCGCGCTGGCGGCGACCCGGATCGGCGTCGATTCGACGATCGTCATGCCCAAACGCGCCCCCGTCTCGAAGGTCCAGGCCACCGAGAACTACGGGGGTCGCGTGGTCCTCCACGGGCGAGACTACGACGCGGCCGCCCAGAAGGCCCACGAGATCGAGCGCGAGTCCGGCCGGACCTACGTCCACGCCTTCGACGACGAGATGGTGATGGCCGGCCAGGGGACGATCGGGCTGGAGATCTACGAGGACCTGCCCGGCGTCGACACCGTCGTCGTTCCCATCGGCGGCGGCGGCCTCATCAGCGGGATCGCGACGGCGCTGAAGGGCCAGGACGACGACGTGCGCGTGATCGGCGTGCAGGCCGAGGGCGCATCCAGCGTCGCCGAGTCCCTAGAGAAGGGCCACCGGATCGAACGCGATTCGGTCCAGACCATCGCCGACGGGATCGCGACACGGACCGTCGGCGACCGGACCTTCGAGGTGATCGAAGAGCGCGTCGACGAGGTCGTCACCGTCTCCGATCCCGAGATCGCCGTCGCGCTGACGACGCTGCTGGAGCGGTCGAAGACGCTGGCCGAGGGAGCGGGCGCGGTCCCGCTTGCGGCCCTGCTCGAAGGGAAGTTCGACTACGAGGACGACGAGACGATCGTCCCGACGCTCTGTGGGGGCAACATCGACCTGAACACGCTGACGAACGTCATCATGCGAGGGCTGGTCGAGACCGGCCGGTACTGCAAGATCAGGACCGTCCTGGAGGACCGGCCGGGCTCGCTGGAGGAACTGGTCGAGGTGCTGTCGGCGGCCCAGGTCAACGTCTACGGCATCGAGCACGACCGAACCTCGCGGGACATCGCCATGAACGACGCCGAGGTCGAACTGGATCTCGAAACGCGGGGACCGGACCACGTCGCGGAGCTGCTCGACCGGCTCGAAGACGCGGGCTTCGAGGTCGAAGTGCTGGTGTAG
- the pheA gene encoding prephenate dehydratase codes for MKMLTLGPAGTYSHRAARSVADDDEIEFRESPTAIVEAVAGGEADRGVVAVENSIEGSVTESLDAFAGYEVAVVKEIITPIRHALLAQRDDFELVASHAQALAQCRSYLDANYPDAELEAVASTARGVERARDDPSVAGIGHPDNGGEGTDLQVLAEDIQDQSSNATRFVVVAPLAERSDAGSKSSLIVYPNVDYPGLLLEMLEPFADRNINLTRVESRPSGERLGDYVFHVDVEAGLYEERTQKALADIEAIAEKGWVKRLGSYDSETVLN; via the coding sequence ATGAAGATGCTCACGTTGGGGCCGGCCGGAACCTACTCCCACCGGGCAGCCCGCTCGGTCGCCGACGACGACGAGATCGAGTTCCGAGAGTCGCCCACAGCCATCGTCGAGGCGGTCGCGGGCGGCGAGGCGGATCGCGGCGTCGTCGCCGTCGAGAACAGCATCGAGGGCTCGGTCACGGAGAGCCTCGACGCCTTCGCGGGCTACGAGGTCGCCGTCGTCAAGGAGATCATCACGCCGATCCGTCACGCGCTGCTGGCCCAGCGCGACGACTTCGAACTGGTCGCCAGCCACGCCCAGGCGCTGGCCCAGTGTCGGTCCTACCTCGACGCCAACTACCCCGACGCCGAGCTGGAGGCCGTCGCCTCCACCGCTCGCGGCGTCGAGCGCGCCCGCGACGACCCGTCGGTCGCCGGCATCGGCCACCCGGACAACGGCGGCGAGGGCACCGACCTGCAGGTGCTGGCCGAAGACATCCAGGACCAGTCCTCGAACGCCACGCGCTTCGTGGTCGTCGCGCCGCTTGCCGAGCGGTCCGACGCCGGCTCGAAGTCCTCGCTGATCGTCTACCCCAACGTCGACTACCCCGGACTGCTGCTGGAGATGCTGGAGCCGTTCGCCGACCGCAACATCAACCTCACTCGGGTGGAGTCTCGCCCCAGCGGCGAGCGACTGGGCGACTACGTCTTCCACGTCGACGTGGAGGCCGGCCTCTACGAGGAACGGACCCAGAAGGCACTGGCAGACATCGAAGCCATCGCCGAGAAGGGATGGGTGAAGCGGCTGGGCTCGTACGACTCCGAGACCGTCCTGAACTGA
- a CDS encoding universal stress protein, translating to MYNVLMPIDSDEERAMGQARAVSELPDARDQITVTLLHVFDDESVAENTSPTQITAGRNVQEWFRGRGIAVETMSTSGDPASEILDAASRIGADQIVLGGRKRSPLGSLLFGSVSQAVTLDAAIPVTITGGLKQRSQPTHRCPSCGEEYYDDPGTEIATCRSCGGSKVEPVDA from the coding sequence ATGTACAATGTACTCATGCCGATCGACAGTGACGAGGAGCGCGCGATGGGGCAAGCCCGGGCCGTCAGCGAGTTGCCGGATGCTCGCGACCAGATCACGGTGACGCTGTTGCACGTCTTCGACGACGAGAGCGTCGCCGAGAACACGTCGCCGACACAGATCACGGCCGGTCGCAACGTCCAGGAGTGGTTCCGCGGCCGTGGGATCGCCGTCGAGACGATGAGCACCAGCGGCGATCCGGCGAGCGAGATCCTCGACGCAGCCAGTCGGATCGGTGCCGACCAGATCGTCCTCGGCGGTCGAAAGCGGTCGCCGCTGGGCTCGCTGCTCTTTGGCAGTGTGAGCCAGGCCGTGACGCTCGACGCGGCAATCCCAGTGACGATCACCGGCGGGCTCAAGCAACGATCACAGCCGACCCATCGGTGTCCGTCCTGTGGCGAAGAGTACTACGACGACCCCGGAACCGAGATCGCGACGTGTCGCAGTTGCGGCGGTTCGAAGGTCGAACCCGTCGACGCGTAG
- the citZ gene encoding citrate synthase: MSDDLKQGLEGVLVTESELSKIDGDAGKLVYRGYTIEDLATGASFEEVLYLLWHGHLPNAAELDEFTDAMIEERHVDDDVMQTVEQLADADENPMAALRTAVSMLSSHDPDAEADPTDLDANLRKGRRITAKIPTVLAAFARFRDGKDAVEPREDLSHAANFLYMLNDEEPDEVLAETFDMALVLHADHGINASTFSAMVTTSTLSDLHSAITSAIGTLKGSLHGGANQDVMEMLKEVDDAEQDPIDWVKTALDEGRRVSGFGHRVYNVKDPRAKILSQRSKELGEAAGSLKWYEMSTAIEDYLKEEKGLAPNVDFYSASTYYQMGIPIDIYTPIFAMSRVGGWTAHVLEQYENNRLIRPRARYVGPTDQTFVPLDER, translated from the coding sequence ATGTCCGACGACCTCAAGCAAGGTCTGGAGGGTGTCCTCGTTACCGAGTCGGAGCTCAGCAAGATCGACGGTGACGCGGGCAAGCTCGTCTATCGTGGCTACACGATCGAGGACCTGGCGACCGGCGCAAGCTTCGAGGAGGTCCTGTATCTCCTCTGGCACGGTCACCTCCCGAACGCAGCGGAACTCGACGAGTTCACCGACGCGATGATCGAGGAGCGACACGTCGACGACGACGTCATGCAGACCGTCGAGCAGCTCGCCGACGCCGACGAGAACCCGATGGCCGCACTCCGAACGGCGGTCTCGATGCTGTCCTCGCACGATCCCGACGCCGAGGCCGACCCGACCGACCTCGACGCAAACCTCCGGAAAGGTCGCCGGATCACCGCCAAGATCCCGACCGTGCTGGCTGCCTTCGCCCGGTTCCGTGACGGGAAAGACGCCGTCGAACCGCGGGAAGACCTCTCTCACGCCGCGAACTTCCTCTACATGCTCAACGACGAGGAACCCGACGAGGTGCTCGCCGAGACGTTCGACATGGCGCTCGTGCTCCACGCCGACCACGGCATCAACGCCTCGACGTTCTCGGCCATGGTCACGACCTCGACGCTGTCGGATCTCCACAGCGCGATCACCTCCGCGATCGGCACGCTGAAGGGATCGCTCCACGGCGGCGCGAACCAGGACGTCATGGAGATGCTCAAGGAGGTCGACGACGCCGAGCAGGACCCGATCGACTGGGTGAAGACCGCACTCGACGAGGGGCGTCGCGTCTCCGGCTTCGGTCACCGCGTCTACAACGTCAAGGACCCGCGAGCGAAGATCCTCAGCCAGCGCTCGAAGGAACTGGGCGAGGCCGCCGGCTCGCTCAAGTGGTACGAGATGTCCACCGCCATCGAGGACTACCTCAAAGAAGAGAAGGGTCTGGCCCCGAACGTCGACTTCTACTCGGCCTCGACGTACTACCAGATGGGTATCCCCATCGACATCTACACTCCCATCTTCGCGATGTCCCGCGTCGGCGGCTGGACGGCCCACGTCCTCGAACAGTACGAGAACAATCGGCTGATCCGCCCACGCGCTCGCTACGTCGGCCCGACAGATCAGACGTTCGTGCCCCTCGACGAGCGATAG
- a CDS encoding ornithine cyclodeaminase family protein: protein MQTLLLGPDAVDEHTPLADVIAAVSDAFGAYARGDVVMPAKSYVDLPQYNGDFRSMPAYVAADEWDAAALKWVNVHPDNPDSYDLPTVLGTLIYSDPRNGFPLAVMDGTLLTQKRTGAASAVATDHLAVPDASSMGLVGAGVQAYTQLEAIAEVRDIQTVVVADQDEAAVQAFVDHFADRFDVRGGTIEEAAACDVLSTVTPVSEPIIHAVGDRTHVNAIGADAAGKHEVADEVLLEATIVIDDYEQCTHSGEINVPWSEGRLDDDDIHAELGDLVVGDRPGRDGIDGVTVFDSTGLAIQDVACAHVAYENASDGGSGTDFELVGTDLSS, encoded by the coding sequence ATGCAGACCTTACTGCTCGGTCCGGATGCCGTCGACGAACACACGCCGCTCGCGGACGTGATCGCCGCCGTCTCCGACGCGTTCGGTGCGTACGCACGCGGCGACGTCGTCATGCCGGCCAAGTCCTACGTCGATCTGCCCCAGTACAACGGCGACTTTCGGTCCATGCCGGCCTACGTCGCCGCCGACGAGTGGGACGCCGCGGCGCTCAAGTGGGTCAACGTCCACCCGGACAATCCCGACTCGTACGATCTCCCGACAGTACTGGGGACGCTGATCTACTCCGATCCCCGCAACGGCTTCCCGCTGGCCGTGATGGACGGGACACTCCTCACCCAGAAGCGGACCGGCGCGGCGTCGGCGGTCGCGACCGACCACCTCGCGGTCCCCGACGCCTCGTCGATGGGACTCGTCGGTGCGGGCGTGCAGGCCTACACCCAGCTCGAAGCCATCGCCGAGGTCCGTGACATCCAGACGGTCGTCGTCGCCGATCAGGACGAGGCGGCGGTGCAGGCGTTCGTCGATCACTTCGCGGACCGCTTCGACGTGCGCGGCGGGACGATCGAGGAGGCCGCCGCCTGCGACGTGCTCTCGACGGTGACGCCCGTCTCGGAGCCGATCATCCACGCCGTCGGCGACCGAACTCACGTCAACGCGATCGGAGCCGACGCCGCCGGGAAACACGAGGTCGCCGACGAGGTGTTGCTCGAAGCGACCATCGTGATCGACGACTACGAGCAGTGTACCCACTCGGGCGAGATCAACGTCCCCTGGAGCGAGGGGCGACTGGACGACGACGACATCCACGCCGAACTCGGTGATCTCGTCGTCGGCGACCGACCCGGTCGAGACGGGATCGACGGCGTGACCGTCTTCGACTCGACCGGGCTGGCGATCCAGGACGTGGCCTGTGCCCACGTCGCCTACGAGAACGCCAGCGACGGGGGGTCGGGGACCGACTTCGAACTCGTCGGGACCGACCTCAGTTCGTGA
- the thsB gene encoding thermosome subunit beta — translation MSQRQMQGQPMIILGEDSQRMKDKDAQSHNISAARAVAESVRSTLGPKGMDKMLVSSLGDVTVTNDGVTILTEMDIDNPTAEMIVEVAEAQEDEAGDGTTTAVSIAGELLKNAEELLEQDIHPTAIIKGFDLASTEAKNQIGEIATSVEPDDEALLKKLAETSMTGKGAELNKELLAQLIVDAVNAVTVEAEDGSVIADLEFLNIETQTGRAVSDSELIEGAVVDKDPVHEEMATTVDDADVLLLDTPIELDETEVDAQLSVDDPSQLQNFLDKEEEQLEEMVDAIAATGANVVFCQKGIDDMAQHYLAKEGILAVRRAKKSDIEFLREVLGANIVSDVHNATADDLGHGSVRRDTEEELFYVEGEGDAAHGVTLLLRASTDHVVDELERGVQDALDVVASTVADGQILAGGGAPEVELASRLRDYADGVEGREQLAIEAFADALELIPRTLAENAGLDSIDSLVDLRAAHEGGDAQAGLDVYSGDVVNTLDEGVVEPAHAKRQAISSAAEAANLVLKIDDIIAAGDLSTSGGDEEGGPGGAPGGMGGMGGGMGGMM, via the coding sequence ATGAGCCAGCGGCAAATGCAGGGTCAGCCGATGATCATTCTGGGAGAGGACTCCCAGCGGATGAAGGACAAGGACGCACAGAGCCACAACATCTCGGCGGCCCGCGCGGTCGCGGAGTCGGTCCGATCGACACTCGGTCCGAAGGGGATGGACAAGATGCTCGTCTCCTCGCTCGGTGACGTGACCGTCACGAACGACGGCGTCACCATCCTCACGGAGATGGACATCGACAACCCGACGGCCGAGATGATCGTCGAGGTCGCCGAGGCCCAGGAAGACGAGGCCGGCGACGGCACGACGACCGCCGTCTCCATCGCGGGCGAACTGCTGAAAAACGCCGAGGAGCTCCTCGAACAGGACATTCACCCGACGGCGATCATCAAGGGCTTCGACCTCGCGTCGACGGAAGCCAAGAACCAGATCGGCGAGATCGCCACGTCCGTCGAGCCCGACGACGAGGCACTGCTCAAGAAGCTCGCCGAGACCTCCATGACGGGCAAGGGCGCGGAGCTCAACAAGGAACTGCTCGCCCAGCTCATCGTCGACGCGGTCAACGCCGTCACCGTCGAGGCCGAGGACGGCTCGGTCATCGCCGACCTCGAGTTCCTCAACATCGAGACCCAGACCGGCCGTGCGGTCTCTGACTCGGAGCTCATCGAGGGCGCGGTCGTCGACAAGGACCCCGTCCACGAGGAGATGGCGACCACCGTCGACGACGCCGACGTGCTCCTGCTCGACACGCCGATCGAGCTCGACGAGACCGAGGTCGACGCCCAGCTCTCCGTCGACGACCCGAGCCAGCTCCAGAACTTCCTCGACAAGGAAGAGGAGCAACTCGAAGAGATGGTCGACGCCATCGCCGCGACCGGCGCGAACGTCGTCTTCTGCCAGAAGGGCATCGACGACATGGCCCAGCACTACCTCGCCAAGGAGGGCATCCTCGCCGTCCGACGGGCCAAGAAGTCCGACATCGAGTTCCTCCGAGAGGTGCTCGGCGCGAACATCGTCTCCGACGTACACAACGCCACCGCCGACGACCTCGGCCACGGCTCCGTCCGCCGGGACACCGAGGAAGAACTCTTCTACGTCGAGGGTGAGGGCGACGCCGCACACGGCGTCACGCTCCTCCTGCGTGCCTCCACCGACCACGTCGTCGACGAACTCGAACGCGGCGTTCAGGACGCACTCGACGTCGTCGCCTCGACGGTCGCCGACGGCCAGATCCTCGCCGGTGGCGGCGCACCCGAAGTCGAACTCGCCAGCCGCCTGCGAGACTACGCGGACGGCGTCGAAGGCCGCGAGCAGCTGGCCATCGAGGCCTTCGCCGACGCGCTGGAGCTCATCCCGCGCACGCTCGCAGAGAACGCGGGACTGGACTCCATCGACTCGCTGGTCGACCTGCGCGCCGCCCACGAGGGCGGCGACGCCCAGGCCGGCCTCGACGTGTACAGCGGTGACGTGGTCAACACGCTCGACGAAGGCGTCGTCGAGCCCGCCCACGCAAAGCGACAGGCGATCTCGTCGGCTGCCGAGGCGGCGAACCTCGTGCTCAAAATCGACGACATCATCGCGGCTGGCGACCTCTCGACCAGTGGCGGCGACGAGGAAGGCGGCCCCGGCGGCGCGCCCGGCGGCATGGGCGGTATGGGCGGCGGCATGGGCGGCATGATGTAG